In a single window of the Fibrobacter sp. genome:
- the larB gene encoding nickel pincer cofactor biosynthesis protein LarB, whose product MDKQYLFDLLTSVYNQSVSVEQALSSLKDLPYQDLGFAKLDHHRALRKGYPEVIFCQNKTPEQVLGIVKAQIEHESTVFGTRAQKEVLEAVKERFPEIETDPIARCFWRKSSSWKPKERVRGTVIVCSAGTADSPVALEAQHTLEISGHPCKNISDVGVAGIHRLFAHSDQLRKASVIIAVAGMEGALPSVIAGYVSCPVIGVPTSVGYGSHLSGMVPLLAMLNSCAAGLTVVNIDNGFGAACAAAAINEIPAE is encoded by the coding sequence ATGGACAAACAGTACCTATTTGATCTCTTGACCAGTGTTTACAACCAGAGTGTCTCTGTTGAGCAGGCACTCTCTTCTCTGAAGGATCTCCCCTATCAGGACCTGGGGTTTGCCAAACTAGACCATCACAGAGCACTCCGCAAAGGTTATCCTGAAGTTATCTTTTGTCAGAATAAGACACCGGAACAGGTGTTAGGAATAGTAAAAGCACAGATTGAACATGAATCGACAGTGTTCGGTACAAGGGCGCAGAAAGAGGTCCTGGAGGCCGTTAAAGAGAGATTTCCGGAGATAGAGACAGACCCAATAGCCCGCTGTTTCTGGAGGAAATCCAGTTCATGGAAACCCAAAGAGCGGGTACGCGGCACTGTGATAGTCTGCTCAGCAGGAACCGCGGATTCTCCGGTGGCACTAGAAGCCCAGCACACTCTTGAAATTTCAGGACACCCCTGCAAGAATATTTCCGATGTGGGAGTAGCAGGGATCCACAGGCTATTCGCACACAGCGATCAACTCCGTAAGGCATCTGTTATAATAGCTGTCGCCGGAATGGAGGGCGCTCTTCCATCGGTGATAGCAGGGTATGTCTCATGCCCCGTGATAGGTGTCCCAACAAGCGTGGGATATGGTTCCCATCTCTCAGGCATGGTTCCACTCCTGGCGATGCTCAACTCCTGTGCTGCAGGACTCACGGTAGTCAATATCGATAACGGATTCGGAGCCGCATGTGCCGCAGCAGCCATAAACGAGATACCCGCAGAATAG
- a CDS encoding phospho-N-acetylmuramoyl-pentapeptide-transferase, whose protein sequence is MLIELLYQKTGIFLLYSRLFSTSLATVLSFSLAMLLFPFYINFLRKFGMSSELKDNKGAEPVMPAGILFLIITTLTALVTVRLNSYVISALVIYVFFGIIGAVDDVVKVVNKRKVVKGLLSKQDYQYKADGISATLRLSLYLIISFLVAAAAYEYIPNINGTINLPFVSILKKYPYLPFWLFIPFMTITIAVLANGVNFTDGFDTLAAVPCITSLLFVGVISFISSNTEWCKYLLIPYIPGLQELLPLIGAIIGTLLAYLWFNSPPSTIIMGDSGSVGLGGLIGILFVFTKAGFYLPIVGFIFLMEFVSVVIQIGYFKMTKKRVFLMAPIHHHFQIKMRNSGRYGGEFQIKSKIAWRFHILSVVLLVLGLVLFLKIR, encoded by the coding sequence ATGTTAATCGAACTGCTTTATCAGAAAACCGGCATTTTTCTTCTTTACAGCAGATTGTTCAGTACCAGCTTGGCCACAGTGCTTTCCTTTTCTCTGGCGATGCTTCTTTTCCCCTTTTACATCAATTTTCTGCGGAAGTTCGGAATGAGTTCCGAGTTAAAGGATAATAAGGGGGCAGAACCAGTGATGCCGGCAGGAATACTGTTCCTTATAATTACTACTTTGACGGCTCTTGTCACGGTACGTTTGAATTCATATGTGATTTCCGCATTGGTGATTTATGTTTTTTTCGGAATTATCGGGGCAGTTGATGATGTGGTGAAGGTTGTCAATAAACGCAAAGTAGTAAAAGGCCTTCTTTCCAAACAGGATTATCAGTATAAGGCAGATGGTATTTCAGCGACTCTCAGGCTCTCTCTGTATCTGATTATCTCTTTTCTTGTAGCTGCCGCGGCTTATGAATATATCCCGAATATAAACGGTACAATCAATCTTCCGTTTGTAAGCATACTGAAAAAATATCCTTATCTTCCATTCTGGCTTTTTATTCCCTTCATGACCATTACTATTGCGGTCCTGGCAAACGGAGTCAATTTTACCGATGGTTTTGACACTCTGGCAGCAGTACCCTGTATAACCAGCCTTCTTTTTGTAGGGGTGATCTCTTTTATTTCCAGTAATACTGAATGGTGTAAATACCTTCTTATACCATACATTCCTGGTCTGCAGGAACTGCTTCCGTTGATCGGCGCCATCATAGGAACGCTTCTGGCGTACCTGTGGTTTAACTCTCCGCCCTCAACTATTATCATGGGCGATTCGGGATCAGTGGGGCTGGGAGGGCTTATAGGAATTCTGTTTGTTTTTACGAAAGCCGGGTTTTATCTGCCCATAGTCGGTTTTATCTTTTTAATGGAGTTTGTTTCTGTAGTGATTCAGATCGGATACTTCAAGATGACTAAGAAGCGGGTATTTCTGATGGCTCCCATTCACCATCATTTCCAGATAAAGATGAGAAACAGCGGCAGATATGGCGGGGAGTTCCAGATCAAATCCAAAATTGCATGGCGATTCCACATCCTTTCTGTCGTTTTACTTGTTTTAGGTCTTGTATTGTTTCTTAAAATCAGATAA
- the nuoE gene encoding NADH-quinone oxidoreductase subunit NuoE — MEKKAAGTECLTEECCNTRRFEAVCTILQKYDRNPENLIPILQEIQEQYRYLPREVMTFVANALDINPARVYGVATFYAHFALEPKGKYVIRICDGTACHVKGSMEIYNALKRRLGLTGDQTITSDMLFTLETVSCLGACGLAPAMVINDDVYGQMNGERAVAIIDQIVQTEAKEQANGD; from the coding sequence ATGGAAAAAAAAGCTGCAGGTACGGAGTGCCTTACAGAAGAATGCTGCAATACCCGCAGGTTTGAAGCAGTCTGTACGATTCTGCAAAAATACGATCGCAATCCGGAAAACCTTATACCCATTCTTCAGGAGATACAGGAACAGTACAGGTATCTTCCCCGCGAAGTGATGACATTTGTCGCAAACGCACTGGATATCAATCCTGCCAGGGTTTACGGAGTGGCTACATTCTATGCACACTTCGCTCTTGAACCAAAAGGCAAATATGTTATCCGTATCTGCGACGGTACAGCCTGTCATGTGAAAGGTTCGATGGAAATTTACAATGCACTGAAACGCCGTCTGGGACTCACAGGGGATCAAACAATAACCTCTGACATGCTCTTTACCCTTGAGACTGTCAGTTGTCTTGGTGCATGTGGACTTGCACCTGCGATGGTTATCAATGATGATGTATACGGTCAGATGAACGGAGAGCGGGCAGTTGCAATTATCGACCAGATAGTTCAAACAGAAGCGAAGGAACAGGCAAATGGAGATTGA
- a CDS encoding T9SS type A sorting domain-containing protein: MNRFLALSASVALALSLLTGCSIDRVEIIEHPSQAKQGDTIDVLFSTAYNYVTNSSTAILPVVRDSLHVLIGFSDQFEVLSLDYYDPKDLNIKTLLSIEDPEVLEQMIMDSLEVFSEKKKPMIKDGGLEAAFSGRTVTVHDQERTETTINTDDIDHWKGFSSDINISIEAGSKMDTAFSFDSILDLAENEGFDIDEAELDLFPIEVDSIGIKVIPIFLFAKIITPPNQGNYTLYYYGKTGKMPKASVGTGFTDDGGDMVSGRITITGTSARNPLVNKSGKSIQVYPNPFRERVQILPGFTDNKKLQIEIYSIDGTQVRKIIPGNSRNLFWDGRDQSGAFVSPGSYMIRVNNGESVFSRKVDYIR; this comes from the coding sequence ATGAACAGGTTTCTGGCGCTGAGCGCTTCTGTCGCCTTGGCACTTTCGCTCCTGACTGGGTGCAGCATCGACAGAGTGGAGATCATCGAGCATCCATCCCAGGCCAAACAAGGCGATACAATCGATGTTTTATTCAGCACAGCTTATAACTACGTAACTAATTCATCAACTGCTATTCTCCCGGTAGTTCGTGACAGCCTGCATGTGCTCATTGGCTTTTCTGATCAGTTTGAGGTCCTCTCATTAGATTACTATGACCCAAAGGATTTAAACATCAAAACATTATTATCGATCGAGGATCCGGAAGTTCTGGAACAGATGATAATGGATTCTCTCGAAGTCTTCTCTGAGAAGAAAAAACCGATGATTAAAGATGGAGGACTTGAAGCTGCATTTTCCGGACGCACTGTCACTGTTCATGACCAGGAAAGAACCGAAACGACCATCAATACCGATGATATCGATCATTGGAAGGGGTTCAGCTCAGACATAAATATTTCAATTGAAGCAGGAAGTAAAATGGATACAGCATTTAGCTTTGACTCCATTCTTGATCTTGCTGAAAACGAGGGTTTTGATATTGACGAAGCAGAACTGGATCTGTTTCCAATCGAAGTCGATAGTATCGGCATAAAAGTCATCCCCATTTTTCTTTTTGCCAAAATCATTACACCTCCAAATCAGGGAAATTACACTTTATACTACTATGGAAAGACAGGCAAAATGCCCAAAGCATCAGTTGGCACAGGATTCACTGATGATGGTGGTGATATGGTTTCAGGACGGATTACCATTACAGGAACCTCTGCAAGAAATCCGCTTGTAAACAAAAGCGGAAAATCCATTCAAGTTTACCCTAATCCATTCAGGGAAAGAGTTCAGATCCTTCCAGGATTCACAGACAATAAAAAACTGCAGATCGAGATCTATTCAATCGATGGAACCCAGGTCAGAAAAATCATTCCCGGTAATTCAAGAAATCTTTTCTGGGATGGAAGGGATCAGTCCGGAGCGTTCGTCTCACCAGGCTCCTATATGATAAGAGTCAACAACGGAGAAAGCGTATTCAGCCGAAAAGTTGATTATATCAGATAA
- a CDS encoding tetratricopeptide repeat protein, whose product MKTLRLLLVAGIALGMIAGCAPKARKAGGKMDDPPTHYKQGMKYWDMGKYAQAEEEFNLAKSLDPKYAPAYAGLALTTAQKASTASDAETAKNGFKEAIKLADKAQELNSELPLVFIAKAIVITMQNEGIPVKEWLRDVEKQYEKALKLDPENSECYYRRGVCYKKAYEFSKAVNDFRKVLDLNKEFTQVANEEWELVQKIERAAPGTDVGKKIALVEKIGRADLAALFISELKIDKLVTKKRPANYDTDFEAPTDQREMKVDSVVSMPAVTDIDNHWAKNFITDIVELNIRGLEPYPDHTFHPDQLVTRGEYALVVEEALIAILGDASIATKYVGTDSRFPDVNASHPVYNAICNAVDKGVMDAAMDGMFGPDKPVSGPDALLVIRKLKDLNKIE is encoded by the coding sequence ATGAAAACACTTAGATTGCTTTTAGTTGCCGGAATTGCCCTTGGTATGATTGCCGGTTGTGCACCGAAAGCCAGAAAAGCCGGCGGGAAGATGGATGATCCGCCAACTCATTACAAACAGGGAATGAAGTACTGGGATATGGGCAAATATGCCCAGGCTGAAGAGGAATTCAACCTGGCAAAATCTCTTGATCCCAAATATGCTCCTGCCTATGCCGGTCTGGCACTTACGACTGCCCAGAAAGCATCAACTGCATCAGATGCAGAAACTGCCAAAAATGGGTTCAAGGAGGCAATCAAGCTGGCAGACAAGGCTCAGGAACTGAATTCTGAACTTCCTCTGGTGTTTATTGCCAAAGCAATTGTGATCACAATGCAAAACGAGGGAATACCGGTTAAAGAGTGGCTTCGGGATGTAGAAAAGCAGTATGAAAAGGCTCTCAAGCTTGATCCGGAAAACTCTGAATGTTACTACAGAAGAGGTGTTTGCTATAAAAAGGCCTATGAATTTTCAAAAGCAGTAAATGATTTCAGGAAAGTGCTCGATCTCAACAAGGAATTCACTCAGGTAGCAAATGAGGAGTGGGAACTTGTACAGAAGATCGAACGGGCAGCGCCTGGAACCGATGTGGGAAAGAAAATCGCTCTGGTGGAAAAAATCGGACGGGCCGACCTGGCTGCACTTTTTATCTCTGAACTGAAAATTGACAAATTGGTAACAAAGAAGAGACCAGCCAATTACGATACAGATTTTGAGGCTCCGACCGATCAGCGTGAAATGAAAGTTGACAGCGTGGTCTCGATGCCGGCTGTTACGGATATTGATAACCACTGGGCTAAAAATTTTATCACCGATATAGTGGAACTCAATATCCGCGGACTCGAACCCTACCCTGACCACACCTTTCATCCTGATCAGCTCGTAACCAGAGGTGAATACGCGCTGGTTGTGGAGGAAGCTCTTATTGCTATCCTTGGTGATGCCTCCATTGCCACAAAATACGTAGGGACAGACAGCCGTTTCCCTGATGTCAATGCAAGCCACCCGGTTTACAATGCTATATGTAATGCGGTGGATAAAGGGGTTATGGATGCCGCTATGGATGGAATGTTTGGCCCGGATAAGCCTGTATCCGGCCCGGATGCACTGCTTGTAATAAGGAAACTGAAAGATTTAAATAAAATCGAATAA
- the folD gene encoding bifunctional methylenetetrahydrofolate dehydrogenase/methenyltetrahydrofolate cyclohydrolase FolD: MAQPLVLDGKALAKSIEEDLRNRVETLKQKNGGRVPVLATILVGNDPASETYVRMKGNACTRVGMNSRKIHLPETTTTEELLQQIHDLNNDPDVHGILLQHPVPRQIDERAAFDAISLEKDVDGVTCLGFGRMSMGEPAYGSATPAGIMKILQHYKITLEGKHAVVVGRSPILGKPMAMMLLNKNATVTICHSRTKDLPSVIKTADILVGAVGKPKFIQGNWIKEGAVLIDAGYHPGNFGDIDLESAIPHCSAYTPVPGGVGPMTISSLISQTLEAAEKHWQ; encoded by the coding sequence ATGGCACAACCTTTGGTATTGGATGGTAAGGCACTGGCAAAATCCATCGAGGAAGATCTTCGGAACAGAGTCGAAACATTAAAACAGAAAAACGGTGGCAGAGTTCCTGTTCTGGCTACCATTCTGGTAGGTAATGACCCGGCATCTGAAACTTACGTCAGAATGAAAGGAAATGCCTGTACCAGGGTCGGGATGAATTCCAGAAAGATCCACCTTCCGGAAACCACTACCACAGAAGAACTTCTCCAGCAGATTCATGACCTTAACAATGACCCGGATGTACACGGGATACTTCTTCAACACCCGGTTCCCAGACAGATAGACGAACGAGCTGCATTTGATGCTATCTCACTGGAAAAAGATGTAGATGGGGTAACTTGCCTTGGATTCGGGCGAATGTCCATGGGCGAACCCGCTTACGGAAGTGCTACACCTGCAGGAATAATGAAAATATTGCAGCATTATAAAATCACCCTGGAGGGTAAACACGCCGTTGTAGTAGGCAGAAGCCCGATTCTGGGAAAACCCATGGCAATGATGCTGTTAAACAAAAATGCGACTGTCACCATCTGCCACTCCCGCACAAAGGATCTTCCCTCAGTTATAAAAACCGCAGACATACTGGTAGGAGCCGTAGGGAAACCAAAATTCATTCAGGGAAACTGGATTAAAGAGGGTGCTGTTCTTATAGATGCAGGTTACCATCCAGGCAATTTCGGAGATATCGATCTTGAAAGTGCAATTCCGCACTGCAGCGCATACACACCGGTTCCCGGCGGAGTTGGTCCAATGACCATTTCAAGCCTCATTTCTCAGACTCTGGAAGCAGCAGAAAAGCACTGGCAGTAA
- a CDS encoding 4Fe-4S binding protein — protein MEIEVLKQSRLAFAKRKEKSKKRIIICAGTGCVANGSMKVFDAIKAILAEKKLSADIVTDNHDHREHIDTAGSGCQGFCQMGPLVTIEPDGIMYVKVQTGDAREIVEETIEKGRIIDRLTYREPGSGISHPLRKDINFYRLQHRFALSLCGLIDPEDIDEYIYHDGYEAAARCFLEMSPEEICKIIKESGLRGRGGGGFLTGVKWELALAQKNPKKYIICNGDEGDPGAFMDRSVMEGNPHAVIEGMMIAARAIGADEGVVYVRAEYPLAVKRMRHAVSVATEKGILGKNALGSGQSFTITIMEGAGAFVCGEETALMSSVMGRRGMPTPKPPFPAEKGLRGKPTVINNVETLATVPRIILNGPEKYKEMGTAGSAGTKTFALTGHVANTGLIEVPFGTTLREIVFNIGGGVCGTDGTVDNSRLKVVQIGGPSGGTLTREHLDLPLDFDSLKRIGAMVGSGGLVVMNTDTCVVKNVAKYFMQFTQRESCGKCLPCREGTRQILALLDEIVQGRGTLQTITDLEELADAVRKAALCGLGKTAPNPVLSTLRYFRDEYEAHVVDKRCPAGQCEALTPPSIDPARCIGCGACLRKCPVNAITGEKKKPHQINVLTCVRCGTCAAVCKFQAITGVSA, from the coding sequence ATGGAGATTGAAGTATTAAAGCAGTCGCGGCTTGCATTCGCAAAACGCAAAGAGAAAAGTAAAAAGCGCATTATTATCTGTGCCGGAACCGGCTGTGTTGCCAATGGATCAATGAAAGTTTTTGATGCAATTAAAGCCATTCTTGCTGAAAAAAAGCTATCGGCAGATATAGTAACCGATAATCATGATCACCGGGAGCACATCGATACAGCAGGGAGTGGTTGTCAGGGGTTTTGTCAGATGGGCCCTCTTGTAACCATCGAACCCGACGGTATTATGTATGTCAAGGTACAGACCGGTGATGCGCGAGAAATTGTTGAAGAAACAATCGAGAAGGGCCGTATTATCGACCGGCTCACCTACAGAGAACCAGGGTCCGGCATCTCACATCCATTACGTAAGGATATAAATTTCTACCGCCTTCAGCACCGCTTTGCACTCAGCCTCTGCGGTCTGATCGATCCGGAAGACATTGACGAATACATCTACCACGACGGTTATGAAGCCGCAGCACGTTGCTTCCTTGAAATGAGTCCTGAAGAAATCTGCAAAATCATAAAGGAATCCGGACTCAGGGGCAGAGGAGGAGGCGGTTTTCTCACGGGTGTAAAATGGGAGCTTGCGCTGGCGCAGAAAAATCCAAAGAAGTACATAATCTGCAATGGCGATGAGGGTGACCCGGGAGCTTTTATGGACCGCAGTGTCATGGAAGGAAACCCGCACGCTGTAATTGAAGGTATGATGATTGCCGCAAGGGCAATTGGAGCGGATGAAGGAGTTGTTTATGTCCGTGCCGAGTATCCTCTTGCAGTAAAGCGCATGCGCCATGCAGTCAGCGTTGCAACAGAAAAAGGTATACTGGGGAAAAACGCCCTCGGCAGCGGTCAATCCTTTACAATTACAATCATGGAAGGTGCCGGCGCTTTTGTGTGCGGAGAAGAGACTGCGTTGATGTCTTCTGTAATGGGGAGACGCGGAATGCCGACTCCCAAGCCACCCTTCCCTGCAGAGAAAGGCCTCCGCGGGAAGCCTACTGTTATTAACAATGTAGAAACACTGGCAACAGTTCCCAGGATTATCCTTAACGGTCCCGAAAAGTATAAAGAAATGGGAACTGCAGGATCAGCAGGAACCAAAACCTTCGCGCTAACCGGTCATGTTGCAAACACAGGTCTTATCGAAGTGCCATTTGGAACTACTCTCCGTGAAATAGTGTTTAACATTGGTGGAGGAGTATGCGGAACTGACGGAACAGTTGACAATTCGCGACTTAAAGTTGTTCAGATCGGCGGACCCTCCGGCGGTACCCTCACCAGGGAACATCTCGACCTGCCTCTTGATTTCGATTCGCTCAAACGCATAGGAGCGATGGTTGGTTCAGGCGGTCTGGTAGTGATGAACACAGATACCTGTGTTGTAAAGAATGTGGCGAAATATTTCATGCAGTTTACACAAAGAGAATCGTGCGGAAAGTGTCTGCCCTGCCGCGAAGGGACACGCCAGATATTGGCTCTTCTGGATGAAATCGTTCAGGGTCGGGGTACACTGCAGACCATTACCGATCTTGAGGAACTTGCTGATGCAGTCCGCAAGGCAGCACTTTGCGGTCTGGGCAAAACAGCTCCCAACCCTGTGCTTTCGACACTGCGCTATTTCAGGGATGAATATGAAGCACACGTTGTTGATAAGCGCTGTCCGGCCGGCCAGTGTGAGGCCCTTACACCTCCGTCAATTGATCCGGCCAGGTGCATTGGCTGCGGCGCATGCCTCAGAAAATGTCCGGTAAACGCAATCACAGGGGAGAAGAAAAAACCACACCAGATAAATGTGCTCACGTGCGTCCGGTGCGGAACGTGCGCTGCCGTTTGCAAATTCCAAGCCATAACAGGAGTGTCTGCATGA
- the asd gene encoding aspartate-semialdehyde dehydrogenase: MIRVGFAGWRGMVGSVLMERMMAEGDFKGFDPVFFSTSQVGGKGPSLGFDIPPLEDAYNIEELSKLDVIVSCQGGDYTNEIYDKLRSAGFKGYWIDAASALRMRESSIIVLDPVNGDLIQKGLKAGVKDFVGGNCTVSLMLMGLAGLFRRNLIEWISSMTYQAASGAGAKNMIELLSQMSHLSDAVKSSLSNPGTTALELDRIITAELRSGRIPVQNFGAPLAASLIPWIDKPMENGQTREEWKGCSETNKILGSKTPIPVDGICCRVGAMRCHSQGLTIKLTKDIPLDEITAMISSDHEWVKVIPNTKEATLKELSPAAVSGTLSVPVGRLRKMNFGPGYIAAFTVGDQLLWGAAEPVRRILKIVLEHLNIG; encoded by the coding sequence ATGATCAGGGTAGGTTTTGCAGGCTGGCGCGGCATGGTGGGTTCGGTGCTGATGGAAAGGATGATGGCAGAGGGAGATTTCAAAGGATTCGATCCGGTTTTCTTTTCCACATCTCAGGTTGGCGGCAAGGGACCCTCGCTGGGTTTTGACATCCCACCTCTCGAGGATGCCTACAACATAGAGGAACTCTCGAAACTGGATGTAATTGTCTCCTGTCAGGGCGGAGATTACACCAATGAAATCTACGATAAATTGAGATCAGCCGGTTTCAAGGGCTACTGGATCGATGCTGCATCAGCTTTGAGAATGCGGGAATCGAGTATTATTGTGCTTGATCCGGTTAATGGCGATCTGATCCAAAAGGGGCTGAAAGCCGGAGTAAAAGATTTTGTCGGCGGGAACTGTACTGTGAGTCTGATGCTGATGGGACTCGCGGGACTCTTCCGCCGCAATCTGATTGAATGGATCTCATCGATGACCTATCAGGCAGCATCGGGGGCCGGCGCAAAAAACATGATTGAACTGTTATCCCAGATGTCTCATCTGAGTGATGCAGTGAAAAGCAGCCTGTCCAACCCCGGGACGACCGCTCTTGAGCTTGATAGAATTATAACAGCTGAACTGAGAAGCGGCAGGATACCGGTACAGAATTTTGGTGCTCCACTGGCAGCAAGTTTGATCCCGTGGATTGACAAACCCATGGAAAACGGCCAGACAAGGGAGGAATGGAAGGGATGCTCGGAAACAAACAAGATTCTTGGCAGTAAAACTCCGATTCCTGTTGATGGTATCTGCTGCAGGGTAGGCGCAATGCGCTGTCACAGCCAGGGATTGACAATCAAACTGACCAAAGACATTCCTCTGGACGAGATCACAGCCATGATCTCCTCTGATCATGAGTGGGTGAAAGTCATTCCCAATACCAAAGAGGCGACTCTGAAGGAGTTATCGCCGGCAGCGGTTTCAGGTACTCTTTCTGTGCCTGTCGGGAGGCTCCGGAAAATGAATTTTGGCCCCGGATACATCGCAGCTTTCACTGTAGGTGATCAGCTTCTCTGGGGTGCGGCAGAACCTGTCAGAAGAATACTGAAAATTGTTCTTGAGCACCTTAATATTGGCTGA
- a CDS encoding class I SAM-dependent methyltransferase: MVTDLLSNYTSPAGKEFTFAAARFAGINPSSHVLDMGCGYGDGACNMASEFRCRVTACDISGENIEFARQLAVERNVSHLIDFKTLDLLSDTLPENSFDLVLAEGGVLSFISRRKGLSLASSLLTSRGWMAFSDLILLSDKVPDEILSIFENDKYHYETEHSFRKLVSEMNMEVHFMALVPPSGWDNYYAHMARRMEDSKGFFADKRIKLAFHREIDVFYRLEGFKHVGYLFCITRKKK; this comes from the coding sequence ATGGTTACTGACCTTTTATCAAACTACACATCACCTGCGGGAAAAGAGTTTACTTTTGCCGCTGCTCGTTTTGCGGGCATAAACCCTTCGAGCCATGTTCTTGATATGGGCTGCGGTTATGGAGACGGAGCCTGTAACATGGCTTCTGAATTCCGCTGCAGGGTTACTGCCTGTGATATCAGTGGAGAGAATATCGAGTTTGCCCGTCAGCTTGCGGTCGAACGGAATGTAAGCCATCTTATCGATTTCAAGACTCTGGATCTGCTCTCCGATACTCTTCCTGAAAACTCCTTTGATCTGGTTCTGGCTGAAGGCGGTGTTCTTTCATTCATTTCCAGGCGCAAGGGTTTAAGCCTCGCTTCATCACTGCTCACATCCAGAGGGTGGATGGCGTTTTCTGATCTTATACTTCTCTCGGATAAGGTTCCGGATGAGATATTAAGCATTTTTGAGAACGACAAGTACCACTATGAAACAGAGCATTCTTTCAGGAAACTTGTTTCTGAAATGAATATGGAGGTTCATTTTATGGCTCTGGTTCCACCCAGCGGCTGGGATAACTATTATGCGCACATGGCGCGAAGGATGGAAGACAGCAAAGGCTTCTTTGCTGATAAACGGATTAAACTTGCCTTTCATCGCGAGATTGATGTATTCTATCGCCTTGAAGGGTTCAAGCACGTCGGCTACTTATTCTGCATAACCCGCAAAAAAAAGTGA
- a CDS encoding redox-sensing transcriptional repressor Rex produces the protein MRTVDGTSIETIRRLPAYHSIAQKLNLEGTIYVSSALIASHLNIDPIIVRKDLEQAGIEGKPKLGYETVAIINEIAEFLGWKRRDRLILAGCGALGSALLGYSGFKERGYDLVAGFDINPEIIGTQIHGKDILPLDKMVNLCRRMHITTGIIAVPASVAQSIADLMIESGIVGIWNFSPVPLKVPQNIVVQQENLVSSLAILMKKLEKEVK, from the coding sequence ATGAGAACGGTCGATGGCACTTCGATTGAGACAATCAGACGTCTTCCCGCTTATCACAGCATTGCACAAAAGCTAAACCTTGAAGGAACTATCTATGTTTCTTCAGCTCTGATCGCATCGCACCTCAATATCGATCCCATTATTGTCCGCAAGGACCTGGAACAGGCAGGTATCGAAGGCAAGCCTAAGCTGGGATATGAGACTGTTGCCATTATAAACGAAATTGCCGAATTCCTGGGGTGGAAGCGCCGGGACCGCTTGATCCTGGCAGGATGCGGAGCCCTGGGTTCTGCTCTTCTGGGGTATTCAGGATTCAAAGAACGTGGATATGACCTGGTTGCAGGTTTCGATATCAATCCTGAAATCATCGGTACACAGATTCATGGTAAAGACATATTACCGCTTGATAAAATGGTTAATCTGTGCCGCCGTATGCACATCACTACCGGCATAATTGCAGTACCAGCCTCAGTTGCGCAATCAATAGCAGACCTGATGATAGAATCGGGGATTGTGGGAATCTGGAATTTTTCTCCTGTCCCGCTTAAAGTTCCCCAAAATATTGTTGTACAGCAGGAAAACCTCGTTTCATCGCTGGCAATTCTAATGAAGAAACTTGAGAAGGAGGTTAAATGA